A single genomic interval of Celeribacter indicus harbors:
- the rpmG gene encoding 50S ribosomal protein L33, which translates to MAKPTTIKIRLNSTADTGHFYVTKKNARTMTEKMVVKKYDPVARKHVEYKEGKIK; encoded by the coding sequence ATGGCGAAGCCGACGACGATCAAAATCCGTCTGAACTCGACCGCGGACACGGGCCACTTCTACGTGACCAAGAAGAACGCACGCACCATGACCGAGAAGATGGTCGTAAAGAAATACGACCCGGTCGCGCGCAAGCACGTCGAGTACAAGGAAGGCAAGATCAAGTAA